One window from the genome of Populus alba chromosome 15, ASM523922v2, whole genome shotgun sequence encodes:
- the LOC118028305 gene encoding chaperonin 60 subunit alpha 2, chloroplastic isoform X1, which yields MSFSFSISEPLAFPQQPLFSSLGGNKRASGIWRNHQVVNKLVVRAGPKKISFGKDCREALQAGIDKLADAVSLTLGPKGRNVVLSDSKTLKVVNDGVTIARAIELPDSMENIGAILIQEVASKMNDMAGDGTTTAIILAREMIKTGMLAVTFGANPVFVKKGMDMAVKELVKVLKKNSFPVKGKDDIKAVASISAGNDEFVGNLIAETIEKIGSDGVISLESSSTSDTFVIIEEGMKFDKGYMSPQFITNQEKSLVEFDKAKVLVTDQKIANVQEIVPVLEKTTQLSVPLLIIAEDISKPVLETLVVNKMKGLLNVAVVKCPGFGDRKKALLQDIALMTGADFLSGDFGLTLGSVTSDQLGIARKVTITSNSTTIVADSATKAEIQARILQIKKDLAETDNAALSRKLSERIAKLSGGVAVIKVGAHTETELVDRKLRIEDAKNATFAAMDEGIVPGGGAAYVHLSEQISSIKNSMKDENEKIGADIVAKALLAPAKTIATNAGVDGAVVVENIRSCDWRTGYNAMTGRYEDLLNAGVVDPCRVSRCALQSAVSIAGIVLTTQAVLVEKIKKPKPAVPYVPGITP from the exons ATGTCCTTCTCCTTCTCTATCTCCGAACCGCTTGCCTTTCCTCAACAACCCCTATTCTCT AGTCTAGGTGGGAACAAAAGGGCAAGTGGGATATGGAGAAACCATCAAGTAGTGAATAAGTTAGTGGTAAGAGCAGGTCCAAAGAAGATATCTTTTGGTAAAGATTGTAGAGAAGCCTTGCAGGCAGGAATTGATAAGCTTGCTGATGCTGTTTCTCTCACTTTAGGACCTAAAG GGCGTAATGTTGTTCTTTCGGATTCAAAGACGCTAAAAGTAGTAAATGATGGTGTTACAATAGCTCGTGCTATAGAGCTTCCGGATTCAATGGAGAATATTGGAGCAATTTTAATCCAAGAG GTTGCTAGTAAAATGAATGATATGGCTGGAGATGGCACTACTACTGCTATTATTTTGGCTCGTGAAATGATCAAAACAGGGATGTTGGCAGTCACTTTTGGGGCTAACCCTGTTTTTGTAAAGAAAGGAATGGATATGGCTGTCAAAGAGTTGGTCAAAGTGTTGAAGAAGAATAGTTTTCCTGTAAAAGGGAAGGATGATATAAAAG CGGTCGCTTCAATTTCTGCTGGAAATGATGAATTTGTTGGGAACTTAATTGCTGAAACTATAGAGAAGATTGGCTCTGATGGAGTAATCTCTCTTGAATCATCTTCAACCTCTGATACATTTGTGATAATAGAAGAAGGAATGAAG TTTGACAAGGGTTATATGTCACCCCAATTCATCACAAACCAGGAAAAATCTTTGGTGGAGTTTGACAAGGCCAAAGTCCTTGTAACGGATCAGAAGATTGCAAATGTCCAAGAAATAGTTCCTGTGTTGGAGAAGACTACCCAACTCAGTGTCCCATTGTTAATCATTGCTGAGGATATCTCAAAGCCGGTTTTGGAAACACTAGTGGTGAACAAAATGAAAGGTTTGCTCAATGTTGCTGTTGTCAAATGCCCTGGATTTGGAGATCGAAAGAAAGCATTGTTGCAAGACATTGCTCTTATGACAG GTGCTGATTTTCTCTCTGGTGATTTTGGGCTGACACTCGGAAGTGTAACCTCGGATCAACTTGGCATTGCACGAAAAGTTACCATAACAAGTAATTCAACAACCATAGTTGCTGACTCAgctaccaaagctgaaattcaGGCAAGAATTCTGCAGATAAAAAAGGACCTTGCTGAAACAGATAATGCTGCCCTTTCAAGAAAGCTCTCAGAGAGAATTGCTAAATTATCTGGTGGTGTGGCTGTAATCAAG GTAGGAGCACACACGGAGACAGAACTTGTAGATAGGAAACTCAGAATTGAAGATGCAAAGAATGCTACATTTGCTGCCATGGATGAAGGGATAGTACCTGGTGGTGGTGCAGCATATGTACATCTCTCAGAGCAGATCTCCTCAATAAAAAATTCCATGAAAGATGAAAATGAGAAGATTGGTGCTGATATTGTTGCAAAG GCACTTCTCGCACCCGCAAAAACAATTGCAACTAATGCAGGGGTTGATGGAGCAGTTGTGGTGGAGAATATTCGATCTTGTGACTGGAGAACTGGTTACAATGCAATGACTGGTAGATATGAAGATCTTCTCAATGCAGGGGTGGTAGATCCTTGTAGAGTTTCTCGGTGTGCACTTCAAAGTGCTGTCTCAATTGCTGGGATAGTTCTAACAACTCAAGCTGTGctggttgaaaaaataaagaagcccAAGCCCGCTGTCCCTTATGTTCCTGGAATTACACCTtga
- the LOC118028305 gene encoding chaperonin 60 subunit alpha 2, chloroplastic isoform X2 — protein MSFSFSISEPLAFPQQPLFSSLGGNKRASGIWRNHQVVNKLVVRAGPKKISFGKDCREALQAGIDKLADAVSLTLGPKGRNVVLSDSKTLKVVNDGVTIARAIELPDSMENIGAILIQEVASKMNDMAGDGTTTAIILAREMIKTGMLAVTFGANPVFVKKGMDMAVKELVKVLKKNSFPVKGKDDIKAVASISAGNDEFVGNLIAETIEKIGSDGVISLESSSTSDTFVIIEEGMKFDKGYMSPQFITNQEKSLVEFDKAKVLVTDQKIANVQEIVPVLEKTTQLSVPLLIIAEDISKPVLETLVVNKMKGLLNVAVVKCPGFGDRKKALLQDIALMTGADFLSGDFGLTLGSVTSDQLGIARKVTITSNSTTIVADSATKAEIQARILQIKKDLAETDNAALSRKLSERIAKLSGGVAVIKVGAHTETELVDRKLRIEDAKNATFAAMDEGIVPGGGAAYVHLSEQISSIKNSMKDENEKIGADIVAKALLAPAKTIATNAGVDGAVVVENIRSCDWRTGYNAMTGRYEDLLNCWDSSNNSSCAG, from the exons ATGTCCTTCTCCTTCTCTATCTCCGAACCGCTTGCCTTTCCTCAACAACCCCTATTCTCT AGTCTAGGTGGGAACAAAAGGGCAAGTGGGATATGGAGAAACCATCAAGTAGTGAATAAGTTAGTGGTAAGAGCAGGTCCAAAGAAGATATCTTTTGGTAAAGATTGTAGAGAAGCCTTGCAGGCAGGAATTGATAAGCTTGCTGATGCTGTTTCTCTCACTTTAGGACCTAAAG GGCGTAATGTTGTTCTTTCGGATTCAAAGACGCTAAAAGTAGTAAATGATGGTGTTACAATAGCTCGTGCTATAGAGCTTCCGGATTCAATGGAGAATATTGGAGCAATTTTAATCCAAGAG GTTGCTAGTAAAATGAATGATATGGCTGGAGATGGCACTACTACTGCTATTATTTTGGCTCGTGAAATGATCAAAACAGGGATGTTGGCAGTCACTTTTGGGGCTAACCCTGTTTTTGTAAAGAAAGGAATGGATATGGCTGTCAAAGAGTTGGTCAAAGTGTTGAAGAAGAATAGTTTTCCTGTAAAAGGGAAGGATGATATAAAAG CGGTCGCTTCAATTTCTGCTGGAAATGATGAATTTGTTGGGAACTTAATTGCTGAAACTATAGAGAAGATTGGCTCTGATGGAGTAATCTCTCTTGAATCATCTTCAACCTCTGATACATTTGTGATAATAGAAGAAGGAATGAAG TTTGACAAGGGTTATATGTCACCCCAATTCATCACAAACCAGGAAAAATCTTTGGTGGAGTTTGACAAGGCCAAAGTCCTTGTAACGGATCAGAAGATTGCAAATGTCCAAGAAATAGTTCCTGTGTTGGAGAAGACTACCCAACTCAGTGTCCCATTGTTAATCATTGCTGAGGATATCTCAAAGCCGGTTTTGGAAACACTAGTGGTGAACAAAATGAAAGGTTTGCTCAATGTTGCTGTTGTCAAATGCCCTGGATTTGGAGATCGAAAGAAAGCATTGTTGCAAGACATTGCTCTTATGACAG GTGCTGATTTTCTCTCTGGTGATTTTGGGCTGACACTCGGAAGTGTAACCTCGGATCAACTTGGCATTGCACGAAAAGTTACCATAACAAGTAATTCAACAACCATAGTTGCTGACTCAgctaccaaagctgaaattcaGGCAAGAATTCTGCAGATAAAAAAGGACCTTGCTGAAACAGATAATGCTGCCCTTTCAAGAAAGCTCTCAGAGAGAATTGCTAAATTATCTGGTGGTGTGGCTGTAATCAAG GTAGGAGCACACACGGAGACAGAACTTGTAGATAGGAAACTCAGAATTGAAGATGCAAAGAATGCTACATTTGCTGCCATGGATGAAGGGATAGTACCTGGTGGTGGTGCAGCATATGTACATCTCTCAGAGCAGATCTCCTCAATAAAAAATTCCATGAAAGATGAAAATGAGAAGATTGGTGCTGATATTGTTGCAAAG GCACTTCTCGCACCCGCAAAAACAATTGCAACTAATGCAGGGGTTGATGGAGCAGTTGTGGTGGAGAATATTCGATCTTGTGACTGGAGAACTGGTTACAATGCAATGACTGGTAGATATGAAGATCT TCTCAATTGCTGGGATAGTTCTAACAACTCAAGCTGTGctggttga
- the LOC118028305 gene encoding chaperonin 60 subunit alpha 2, chloroplastic isoform X3: MVASKMNDMAGDGTTTAIILAREMIKTGMLAVTFGANPVFVKKGMDMAVKELVKVLKKNSFPVKGKDDIKAVASISAGNDEFVGNLIAETIEKIGSDGVISLESSSTSDTFVIIEEGMKFDKGYMSPQFITNQEKSLVEFDKAKVLVTDQKIANVQEIVPVLEKTTQLSVPLLIIAEDISKPVLETLVVNKMKGLLNVAVVKCPGFGDRKKALLQDIALMTGADFLSGDFGLTLGSVTSDQLGIARKVTITSNSTTIVADSATKAEIQARILQIKKDLAETDNAALSRKLSERIAKLSGGVAVIKVGAHTETELVDRKLRIEDAKNATFAAMDEGIVPGGGAAYVHLSEQISSIKNSMKDENEKIGADIVAKALLAPAKTIATNAGVDGAVVVENIRSCDWRTGYNAMTGRYEDLLNAGVVDPCRVSRCALQSAVSIAGIVLTTQAVLVEKIKKPKPAVPYVPGITP, from the exons ATG GTTGCTAGTAAAATGAATGATATGGCTGGAGATGGCACTACTACTGCTATTATTTTGGCTCGTGAAATGATCAAAACAGGGATGTTGGCAGTCACTTTTGGGGCTAACCCTGTTTTTGTAAAGAAAGGAATGGATATGGCTGTCAAAGAGTTGGTCAAAGTGTTGAAGAAGAATAGTTTTCCTGTAAAAGGGAAGGATGATATAAAAG CGGTCGCTTCAATTTCTGCTGGAAATGATGAATTTGTTGGGAACTTAATTGCTGAAACTATAGAGAAGATTGGCTCTGATGGAGTAATCTCTCTTGAATCATCTTCAACCTCTGATACATTTGTGATAATAGAAGAAGGAATGAAG TTTGACAAGGGTTATATGTCACCCCAATTCATCACAAACCAGGAAAAATCTTTGGTGGAGTTTGACAAGGCCAAAGTCCTTGTAACGGATCAGAAGATTGCAAATGTCCAAGAAATAGTTCCTGTGTTGGAGAAGACTACCCAACTCAGTGTCCCATTGTTAATCATTGCTGAGGATATCTCAAAGCCGGTTTTGGAAACACTAGTGGTGAACAAAATGAAAGGTTTGCTCAATGTTGCTGTTGTCAAATGCCCTGGATTTGGAGATCGAAAGAAAGCATTGTTGCAAGACATTGCTCTTATGACAG GTGCTGATTTTCTCTCTGGTGATTTTGGGCTGACACTCGGAAGTGTAACCTCGGATCAACTTGGCATTGCACGAAAAGTTACCATAACAAGTAATTCAACAACCATAGTTGCTGACTCAgctaccaaagctgaaattcaGGCAAGAATTCTGCAGATAAAAAAGGACCTTGCTGAAACAGATAATGCTGCCCTTTCAAGAAAGCTCTCAGAGAGAATTGCTAAATTATCTGGTGGTGTGGCTGTAATCAAG GTAGGAGCACACACGGAGACAGAACTTGTAGATAGGAAACTCAGAATTGAAGATGCAAAGAATGCTACATTTGCTGCCATGGATGAAGGGATAGTACCTGGTGGTGGTGCAGCATATGTACATCTCTCAGAGCAGATCTCCTCAATAAAAAATTCCATGAAAGATGAAAATGAGAAGATTGGTGCTGATATTGTTGCAAAG GCACTTCTCGCACCCGCAAAAACAATTGCAACTAATGCAGGGGTTGATGGAGCAGTTGTGGTGGAGAATATTCGATCTTGTGACTGGAGAACTGGTTACAATGCAATGACTGGTAGATATGAAGATCTTCTCAATGCAGGGGTGGTAGATCCTTGTAGAGTTTCTCGGTGTGCACTTCAAAGTGCTGTCTCAATTGCTGGGATAGTTCTAACAACTCAAGCTGTGctggttgaaaaaataaagaagcccAAGCCCGCTGTCCCTTATGTTCCTGGAATTACACCTtga
- the LOC118028302 gene encoding uncharacterized protein — MASQILLLSISSLFFYLLAYASFFTSFAYSATGAEVANGRKEAEALLEWKVSLDNQSRSLLSSWAGDSPCNWFGISCDKSGSVINISLSNSSLRGTLISLRFSSFPNLVELILRNNLLYGSIPSHIGNLIKLDLSLNSISGNIPPEVGKLGSLDLSNNNLSGALPTSIGNMRSLTSLDLSSNNLTGTIPIFLENLENLTYLDLSSNHLTGAIPTSLGSLRNLKNLTYLNLSSNHLTGAIPTSLGNLENLIYLDLLFNNLTGTIPEFLGYLENLTYLDLSYNHLTGATPASLGNLGYLDTLDLSSNHLTGAIPVSLGNLGNLTYLDLSYNHLTGATPASLGNLGYLDTLDLSSNHLTGAIPVSLGNLGNLTYLDLSYNHLTGATPASLGNLGYLDTLDLSSNHLTGAIPVSLENLGNLTYLDLSYNHLTGATPASLGNLGYLDTLDLSSNHLTGAIPVSLGNLGNLTYLDLSYNHLTGATPTSLGNLGYLDILDLSSNHLTGAIPVSLGNLGNLTYLDLSYNHLTGATPSSLGNLGYLIILDLSFNNLTGAIPASLGNLRSLSKLYLGNNNLFGPIPPEMNNLTHLYSLQIYYNRLSGNLPQDVCLGGLLSHFSARENYFMGPIPKSLRNCSSLLRLRLERNQLSGNISEAFGTHPHLYYMDLSDNELHGELSLKWEQFNNLTTFKISGNKISGEIPAALGKATHLQALDLSSNQLVGRIPEELGNLKLIELALSDNRLSGDIPFDVASLSDLQRLGLAANNFRGTILKQLGKCSKLIFLNISKNRLVGSIPAEMGSLQSLESLDLSWNSLMGGIAPELGQLQRLEFLNLSHNMLSGLIPASFGRLQGLTKVDVSYNKLEGPIPDIKAFREAPFEAIRNNTNLCGDATGLEACAALMKNKTVPKAVILTVFSLLGSLLVLIVGFFIFCQSTRKKRLVEAQQILHCKADVSARWCPDRELQYADIIKATEEFDSKYCIGAGGYGVVYKAVLPSGLALAVKKIHRTPEVEMTSLKAFRIEIDVLMGIRHRNIVKLYGFCSHAKHSFLVYEFVERGSLRKVLNDEEQAGKMDWDKRMNLIKGVANALSYMHHDCSPPIIHRDISSHNVLLDSEYETRVSDFGTARLLMPDSSNWTSFAGTFGYTAPELAYTMKVDEKCDVYSFGVLTLEVMMGKHPGDFISSLMFSASTSSSSPIGHNTLLKDVLDQRLPPPENELADGVAHVAKLAFACLQTDPHYRPTMRQVSTELTTRWPPLPKLFSTMELEDILVHKNVIG, encoded by the exons ATGGCTTCCCAAATCTTGCTCTTATCCATATCTTCgttgtttttttacttactTGCTTATGCTTCCTTCTTTACTTCTTTTGCTTACTCGGCTACTGGAGCTGAAGTAGCAAATGGAAGGAAGGAAGCAGAAGCTCTTCTAGAATGGAAAGTCAGTCTTGACAACCAAAGCCGATCTCTCCTGTCTTCATGGGCTGGAGACAGCCCTTGCAACTGGTTCGGAATCAGTTGCGACAAGTCTGGTAGTGTCATCAACATAAGTCTGTCCAATTCTAGTTTGAGAGGTACGCTTATTAGTCTCAGATTCTCTTCCTTTCCAAACTTGGTTGAGCTTATCCTTCGGAACAACTTGCTCTATGGGTCCATTCCCTCACATATAGGTAACCTTATCAAACTTGACTTGTCTTTAAATAGCATTTCTGGCAACATACCACCAGAGGTTGGAAAATTGGGATCTcttgatttgtcaaataacaacCTTAGTGGTGCTCTTCCTACGTCCATAGGAAACATGAGATCTCTTACCAGTTTAGATTtatcatctaataatttaactggtacaataccaatatttttagaaaacttAGAAAACCTAACTTATTTAGATTTGTCATCTAATCATCTAACTGGTGCAATACCAACATCTTTAGGATCTTTAAGAAACTTGAAAAACCTgacttatttaaatttatcatctAATCATCTAACTGGTGCAATACCAACATCTTTAGGAAATTTAGAAAACctaatttatttagatttgttATTTAATAATCTAACTGGTACAATACCAGAATTTTTAGGATACCTAGAAAACCTGACATATTTAGATTTGTCATATAATCATCTAACTGGTGCAACACCAGCATCTTTAGGAAACTTAGGATACCTGGATACTTTAGATTTGTCATCTAATCATTTAACTGGTGCAATACCAGTATCTTTAGGAAACTTAGGAAACCTGACTTATTTAGATTTGTCATATAATCATCTAACTGGTGCAACACCAGCATCTTTAGGAAACTTAGGATACCTGGATACTTTAGATTTGTCATCTAATCATTTAACTGGTGCAATACCAGTATCTTTAGGAAACTTAGGAAACCTGACTTATTTAGATTTGTCATATAATCATCTAACTGGTGCAACACCAGCATCTTTAGGAAACTTAGGATACCTAGATACTTTAGATTTGTCATCTAATCATTTAACTGGTGCAATACCAGTATCTTTAGAAAACTTAGGAAACCTGACTTATTTAGATTTGTCATATAATCATCTAACTGGTGCAACACCAGCATCTTTAGGAAACTTAGGATATCTAGATACTTTAGATTTGTCATCTAATCATTTAACTGGTGCAATACCAGTATCTTTAGGAAACTTAGGAAACCTGACTTATTTAGATTTGTCATATAATCATTTAACTGGTGCAACACCAACATCTTTAGGAAACTTAGGATACCTggatattttagatttgtcatcTAATCATTTAACTGGTGCAATACCAGTATCTTTAGGAAACTTAGGAAACCTAACTTATTTAGATTTGTCATATAATCATCTAACTGGTGCAACACCATCATCTTTAGGAAACTTAGGATACCTgattattttagatttgtcatttAATAATCTAACTGGTGCAATACCAGCATCTCTAGGCAATTTAAGAAGTTTATCTAAACTTTACCTTGGAAATAACAATCTTTTTGGTCCCATTCCTCCAGAAATGAACAACCTTACACATTTGTATTCGttacaaatatattataatagatTGTCTGGTAATCTACCACAAGATGTGTGCCTTGGTGGATTACTTTCACATTTTTCTGCACGTGAAAATTATTTCATGGGACCTATCCCAAAAAGCTTGAGAAATTGCAGCAGCTTGTTGAGACTCAGACTTGAGAGAAACCAACTTAGTGGAAACATATCTGAAGCTTTTGGCACACATCCTCATTTGTACTACATGGATTTGAGTGATAATGAATTGCATGGTGAACTTTCATTGAAATGGGAGCAGTTTAACAATCTGACAACCTTCAAGATTTCTGGAAACAAGATTTCTGGAGAAATACCAGCAGCTCTTGGAAAGGCAACTCATCTACAAGCTCTTGACCTGTCGTCAAATCAACTAGTTGGGAGAATTCCCGAAGAATTGGGAAATTTGAAGTTGATTGAACTTGCACTCAGCGATAACAGACTTTCAGGTGATATTCCTTTCGATGTCGCATCGCTATCTGATCTCCAAAGGCTTGGCCTGGCCGCGAACAATTTTAGAGGAACAATTCTTAAACAGCTTGGCAAGTGCTCAAAACTGATATTCTTGAATATCAGCAAGAATAGATTGGTAGGGAGTATTCCTGCTGAGATGGGGTCTTTACAGTCTCTTGAAAGTCTTGATCTCAGTTGGAATTCCCTGATGGGAGGTATAGCACCGGAGCTTGGACAGCTGCAGCGGCTAGAGTTTCTGAACCTCTCCCATAATATGCTGTCTGGTCTCATTCCAGCCAGTTTTGGTAGACTGCAAGGCCTCACTAAAGTGGATGTATCCTACAACAAGTTAGAGGGTCCCATTCCTGACATCAAAGCCTTTCGCGAGGCACCATTTGAAGCAATTCGCAAcaacaccaacctgtgtggcgATGCTACTGGTTTGGAGGCTTGTGCTGCtctcatgaaaaacaaaactgtgCCCAAAGCTGTCATTTTGACTGTATTTTCTCTGTTGGGTAGTTTGTTGGTCTTGATTGtaggtttttttatcttctgCCAAAGcacaagaaagaaaaggttaGTGGAAGCACAACAAATATTGCATTGTAAAGCGGATGTTTCAGCGAGATGGTGCCCTGATCGGGAACTGCAGTACGCGGACATTATTAAGGCTACTGAGGAATTCGACTCGAAATATTGCATTGGTGCAGGAGGGTATGGAGTTGTTTACAAAGCTGTGCTTCCATCAGGACTAGCCCTAGCTGTGAAGAAAATTCACCGAACTCCAGAAGTTGAGATGACCAGCTTGAAAGCTTTTAGAATCGAGATTGATGTCTTAATGGGTATACGGCATCGGAACATTGTGAAGCTGTATGGTTTCTGCTCGCATGCCAAACATTCATTTTTGGTATATGAATTTGTGGAAAGGGGAAGTTTAAGAAAGGTACTGAACGACGAGGAACAAGCAGGAAAGATGGATTGGGATAAAAGGATGAATCTTATCAAAGGCGTAGCCAATGCTTTATCCTACATGCACCATGACTGCTCCCCTCCGATTATTCATAGAGACATTTCCAGCCACAATGTTCTTTTGGATTCAGAATATGAGACTCGTGTCTCTGACTTCGGCACAGCCAGGCTCTTAATGCCTGACTCAtccaattggacatcatttgcTGGCACCTTTGGGTACACAGCTCCAG AGTTGGCATACACAATGAAAGTGGATGAGAAGTGTGATGTGTATAGCTTTGGAGTATTAACATTGGAAGTAATGATGGGAAAGCATCCTGGCGATTTCATCTCATCTCTGATGTTTTCTGCCTCCACCTCCTCATCATCACCAATCGGTCACAATACACTCTTGAAGGATGTCTTAGACCAGCGCCTCCCACCTCCTGAAAACGAGCTTGCGGACGGTGTGGCACATGTTGCAAAACTGGCGTTTGCTTGCTTGCAGACCGATCCCCACTATCGGCCAACAATGCGACAAGTTTCTACAGAGCTTACAACTCGTTGGCCTCCATTGCCAAAGCTATTCTCCACGATGGAATTGGAAGATATACTGGTTCACAAAAATGTTATTGGCTGA